In Streptomyces sp. NBC_01426, one genomic interval encodes:
- a CDS encoding 1,4-dihydroxy-6-naphthoate synthase encodes MNSTGEPLRIAYSPCPNDTFVFDAWAHGRVPGAPALDVTFADIDITNGMAERGELDVLKVSYAVLPWVLEEYALLPCGGALGRGCGPLVLTREPGVDLTGRTVAVPSERSTAYLLFRLWAADVLPEGVGKVVVLPFHEIMPAVRDGRVDAGLVIHEARFTYQDYGLHRLADMGEHWESTTGLPIPLGAIIARRSLGEDTLRALADAARTSVRMAWEDPEASRPYVRAHAQELDPKVADQHIGLYVNEFTADLGDAGYAAVRGLLTRAAAEGLVPAIGPDALAFP; translated from the coding sequence ATGAACAGCACAGGTGAGCCGCTCCGCATCGCCTATTCGCCGTGCCCGAACGACACGTTCGTCTTCGACGCCTGGGCGCACGGCCGGGTCCCCGGGGCGCCCGCACTGGACGTCACCTTCGCCGACATCGACATCACCAACGGCATGGCCGAGCGCGGCGAGCTGGACGTGCTGAAGGTGTCGTACGCCGTGCTGCCCTGGGTGTTGGAGGAGTACGCGCTGCTTCCCTGCGGCGGGGCGCTGGGGCGCGGCTGCGGCCCGCTGGTCCTCACCCGTGAACCCGGGGTGGACCTGACCGGCAGGACCGTCGCCGTGCCGAGCGAACGGTCCACCGCCTACCTGTTGTTCCGGCTCTGGGCGGCGGACGTGCTGCCCGAGGGGGTCGGCAAGGTGGTCGTGCTGCCGTTCCACGAGATCATGCCCGCGGTGCGCGACGGCCGGGTGGACGCCGGACTGGTCATCCACGAGGCCCGGTTCACCTATCAGGACTACGGGCTGCACCGCCTGGCCGACATGGGCGAGCACTGGGAGTCCACCACCGGCCTGCCGATCCCGCTCGGGGCGATCATCGCCAGGCGCTCGCTGGGCGAGGACACGCTGCGCGCGCTCGCCGACGCGGCCCGCACGTCGGTCCGGATGGCGTGGGAGGACCCCGAGGCGTCCCGTCCGTACGTGCGCGCCCACGCGCAGGAGCTGGACCCGAAGGTCGCCGACCAGCACATCGGGCTGTACGTCAACGAGTTCACCGCCGACCTCGGTGACGCCGGGTACGCGGCCGTCCGCGGGCTGCTGACCAGGGCCGCGGCCGAGGGGCTGGTTCCGGCCATCGGGCCGGACGCGCTGGCCTTCCCCTAG
- a CDS encoding cold-shock protein, whose protein sequence is MPTGKVKWFNSEKGFGFLSRDDGGDVFVHSSVLPAGVDALKPGQRVEFGVVAGQRGDQALSVTVLDPTPSVAAAQRRKPDELASIVQDLTTLLENITPMLERGRYPDKVHGGKIAGLLRAVADQLDV, encoded by the coding sequence GTGCCTACCGGCAAGGTCAAGTGGTTCAACAGTGAGAAGGGCTTCGGCTTTCTCTCCCGCGACGACGGCGGCGACGTCTTCGTCCACTCGTCGGTGCTGCCTGCCGGGGTGGACGCCCTCAAGCCGGGCCAGCGGGTCGAGTTCGGTGTCGTCGCGGGGCAACGCGGTGACCAGGCACTTTCGGTGACCGTGCTGGACCCGACGCCTTCGGTCGCGGCCGCTCAGCGCCGCAAGCCGGACGAGCTGGCCTCGATCGTGCAGGACCTGACGACCCTGCTGGAGAACATCACCCCGATGCTGGAACGCGGCCGCTACCCCGACAAGGTGCACGGCGGGAAGATCGCCGGCCTGCTGCGGGCGGTCGCCGACCAACTCGACGTCTGA
- a CDS encoding HAD family hydrolase produces the protein MSSETTSTAPAADLLTVGFDLDMTLIDSRPGIKAAYQALSAETGTFIDADQAVTRLGPPLDEELANWFPAAEIPAMADRYREIYPTHAIEPTPAMPGAREAIEAVQALGGRAIVVTAKHQPNAVLHLRHLGIEPDAVVGWLWAEAKAVALREYGAQVYVGDHVGDVRGARAAGAVSVTVPTGPCPEPELRAAGADVVLADLTALPQWLKEYVRTREV, from the coding sequence ATGAGCTCCGAGACCACGTCCACCGCGCCCGCCGCCGACCTCCTGACGGTCGGCTTCGACCTCGACATGACCCTCATCGACTCGCGCCCCGGCATCAAGGCCGCCTACCAGGCACTCTCGGCCGAGACCGGTACGTTCATCGACGCGGACCAGGCGGTCACACGGCTCGGTCCGCCGCTGGACGAGGAGCTCGCGAACTGGTTCCCGGCGGCGGAGATCCCCGCGATGGCCGACCGCTACCGGGAGATCTATCCCACACACGCCATCGAGCCCACCCCGGCGATGCCCGGCGCCCGCGAGGCCATCGAGGCCGTCCAGGCGCTCGGCGGCCGCGCGATCGTGGTCACGGCGAAGCACCAGCCGAACGCCGTCCTGCACCTCAGGCACCTGGGCATCGAGCCGGACGCGGTCGTCGGTTGGCTGTGGGCCGAGGCGAAGGCGGTCGCCCTGCGCGAGTACGGCGCGCAGGTCTACGTCGGCGACCACGTGGGCGACGTACGCGGTGCCCGCGCGGCCGGCGCGGTCTCGGTGACCGTGCCCACCGGCCCCTGCCCGGAGCCGGAACTGCGCGCGGCGGGCGCCGACGTGGTGCTCGCCGACCTCACCGCGCTGCCGCAGTGGCTCAAGGAGTACGTCCGCACGCGCGAGGTCTGA
- a CDS encoding helicase C-terminal domain-containing protein yields the protein MPEPSNAAGAAGTAASAPRSLAEALRARDDVALTALLHARPDLLNPVPGDVTQLATRAGTRASVVRALDRLDRFALQTAEALAVAPDPCPYPVLEALLTGDTGSACAEDNGARAALPRALGTLRDQALVWGDHERLRLVRTARELLAPAAGRPSPTGLGPTVAEATAGMSPTRVQEIVAAAGLPATHDPVSAVTALTGLFTDPERMSALLDEAPAEAHQVLGRLVWGPPYGEVTPNPTPPVRWLRDRGLLLPSSARTVVLPREVALYLRGGLAHRVTEPVAPAVSAHREHRPQLVDANAAGQALAALSTVEELVKSWEHAGPAVLRAGGLSVRDLKRAASTLDTTETSAAFWIELAYAAGLLASDGEADERYAPTPAFDDWCELPPAERWSTLARAWLPATRTSALVGEQDGKGRTLAALGPDLDRSAAAEVRRRVLDLLAELPEGGSADPDTLFARLAWERPVRGTSDLRARLAHWTLTEAEVLGVTGRGALAAFGRALLEHRDPAPLLAPLLPEPVDHVLLQADLTAVAPGPLRRGIGDVLATLADVESKGGATVYRFTPGSVRRALDSGHTAVDLHAFLAEHSRTPVPQPLAYLIDDVARRHGHLRVGAASSYVRCDDDAMLGEILADKRSAGLGLRRLAPTVLAAQADPTVLLDGLRAMGYAPAAESRTGDVLVARADAHRTPARSAPTPVPDGPPVPDATLLGAAVRAIRAGDLAATAVRKEPAPAAGIPGAPGELPRTSAAETLATVQAAALTGSAVWIGYVNAEGAASQRVIAPVRVEGGFVTGYDHTADEVRTYALHRITGVAELAEDQV from the coding sequence GTGCCCGAGCCAAGCAACGCCGCGGGAGCTGCCGGAACCGCGGCGAGCGCCCCGCGCTCCCTCGCCGAGGCGCTGCGCGCCCGCGACGACGTGGCGCTCACCGCGCTGCTGCACGCCCGCCCGGACCTGCTGAACCCGGTGCCGGGCGACGTGACCCAGTTGGCCACCCGGGCCGGTACCCGGGCGTCGGTGGTGCGCGCCCTGGACCGCCTGGACCGGTTCGCCCTCCAGACGGCGGAGGCCCTCGCGGTCGCCCCGGACCCCTGCCCGTACCCGGTGCTGGAGGCGCTGCTGACCGGCGACACCGGGAGCGCCTGCGCCGAGGACAACGGAGCCCGCGCCGCCCTCCCCCGGGCCCTGGGGACCTTGCGCGACCAGGCCCTGGTGTGGGGCGACCACGAGCGGCTGCGGTTGGTGCGCACCGCCCGGGAACTGCTCGCCCCGGCCGCCGGCAGACCGTCCCCGACCGGGCTGGGCCCGACGGTCGCCGAGGCCACCGCGGGGATGTCCCCGACCCGGGTGCAGGAGATCGTGGCGGCCGCCGGGCTGCCCGCCACCCACGACCCGGTGTCGGCGGTGACCGCGCTGACCGGGCTGTTCACCGACCCGGAGCGAATGTCGGCGCTGCTCGACGAGGCGCCGGCGGAGGCCCACCAGGTGTTGGGGCGGCTCGTGTGGGGACCGCCGTACGGCGAGGTGACCCCGAACCCGACGCCGCCGGTGCGCTGGCTGCGCGACCGCGGGCTGCTGCTGCCCTCCTCGGCGCGGACCGTGGTGCTGCCCCGCGAGGTGGCGCTGTACCTGCGGGGCGGGCTCGCGCACCGCGTGACGGAGCCGGTGGCGCCCGCGGTGTCCGCGCACCGCGAGCACCGTCCACAGCTTGTGGACGCGAACGCGGCGGGGCAGGCGCTCGCCGCGCTGTCGACCGTCGAGGAGCTGGTGAAGTCCTGGGAGCACGCCGGTCCGGCGGTGCTGCGGGCCGGCGGGCTGTCCGTACGGGACCTCAAGCGGGCGGCGTCGACCCTGGACACCACCGAGACCTCGGCAGCGTTCTGGATCGAACTCGCCTACGCGGCAGGGCTTTTGGCAAGCGACGGCGAGGCCGACGAGCGGTACGCGCCCACCCCCGCCTTCGACGATTGGTGCGAACTCCCGCCCGCGGAACGCTGGTCGACGCTCGCGCGGGCCTGGCTGCCCGCGACCCGCACCTCCGCCCTCGTCGGCGAACAGGACGGCAAGGGCCGCACCCTGGCGGCCCTCGGCCCGGACCTCGACCGGTCCGCCGCAGCGGAGGTCCGCCGCCGGGTCCTCGACCTGCTCGCCGAACTGCCCGAGGGCGGTTCCGCCGACCCGGACACCCTCTTCGCCCGGCTCGCCTGGGAACGCCCGGTGCGCGGTACGAGCGATCTGCGCGCCCGCCTCGCGCACTGGACCCTGACCGAGGCCGAGGTCCTCGGCGTCACCGGCCGCGGCGCGCTGGCCGCCTTCGGCCGGGCCCTGCTGGAACACCGCGACCCGGCGCCGCTGCTCGCCCCGCTGCTGCCCGAGCCGGTGGACCACGTCCTGCTCCAGGCCGACCTGACGGCGGTGGCCCCCGGGCCGCTGCGCCGCGGGATCGGCGACGTCCTGGCCACGCTGGCCGACGTGGAGTCCAAGGGCGGGGCGACGGTGTACCGCTTCACCCCCGGTTCGGTACGCAGGGCCCTGGACTCCGGGCACACCGCCGTCGACCTGCACGCCTTCCTCGCCGAGCACAGCCGCACCCCGGTCCCGCAGCCGCTGGCGTACCTGATCGACGACGTGGCGCGGCGGCACGGGCACCTGCGCGTGGGCGCCGCCTCCTCGTACGTGCGCTGCGACGACGACGCCATGCTGGGCGAGATCCTCGCCGACAAGCGCTCCGCCGGACTGGGGCTGCGCCGGCTCGCGCCCACGGTGCTGGCCGCGCAGGCCGACCCGACGGTCCTGCTCGACGGGTTGCGGGCGATGGGCTACGCCCCGGCCGCCGAATCCCGTACCGGCGACGTGCTCGTCGCCCGGGCCGACGCGCACCGCACCCCGGCGCGTTCGGCGCCGACCCCGGTGCCGGACGGGCCGCCGGTCCCGGACGCGACCCTGCTCGGGGCGGCCGTACGGGCGATCCGCGCGGGCGACCTGGCGGCGACGGCGGTCCGCAAGGAACCCGCCCCGGCCGCGGGCATCCCCGGCGCCCCGGGCGAACTCCCGCGCACGAGCGCGGCGGAGACCCTGGCGACGGTGCAGGCGGCCGCGCTGACGGGGTCGGCGGTGTGGATCGGGTACGTCAACGCGGAGGGCGCGGCGAGTCAGCGCGTCATCGCCCCGGTGCGGGTGGAGGGCGGCTTCGTCACCGGCTACGACCACACGGCCGACGAGGTGCGGACGTACGCGCTGCACCGGATCACGGGCGTCGCGGAACTGGCGGAGGACCAGGTCTAG
- a CDS encoding HAD family hydrolase, which yields MTSAAPTPLPASRHVLFDVDGTLINAVANQRRVWATWAARYGLDADEVHAVALRTRPMETFAAVAPDHDPHACLAALHELEDEDVRSGVYAAFDGAAELLTALPPGSWGLVTSNYEHRVRGRFDRTGLPVPPVLVDAASVTEGKPSPAPYLLGARRLGAAPARCLVVEDAESGIRSGLRAGMTVWSVNAPDPAAGAHRHFPTLREAAPAILAFVTSTPPAR from the coding sequence GTGACCAGCGCAGCCCCCACACCCCTTCCCGCCTCCCGTCACGTCCTGTTCGACGTGGACGGCACCCTGATCAACGCCGTCGCCAACCAGCGCCGGGTCTGGGCGACCTGGGCCGCGCGGTACGGACTGGACGCCGACGAGGTCCACGCGGTGGCCCTGCGAACCCGCCCGATGGAGACCTTCGCGGCCGTCGCCCCCGACCACGACCCGCACGCGTGCCTGGCCGCGCTGCACGAGTTGGAGGACGAGGACGTCCGGTCCGGGGTCTACGCGGCCTTCGACGGCGCGGCCGAGCTGTTGACCGCCCTGCCCCCGGGCAGTTGGGGGCTGGTGACCTCCAACTACGAGCACCGGGTGCGCGGCCGCTTCGACCGGACGGGCCTGCCGGTCCCGCCGGTGCTCGTGGACGCCGCCTCCGTCACCGAGGGCAAACCCTCCCCCGCCCCGTACCTGTTGGGGGCCCGCCGGCTCGGCGCGGCGCCGGCCCGGTGCCTGGTCGTGGAGGACGCCGAGTCGGGCATCCGGTCGGGGCTGCGGGCCGGCATGACCGTCTGGTCCGTCAACGCCCCCGACCCGGCGGCCGGCGCCCACCGCCACTTCCCCACGCTCCGCGAGGCCGCCCCCGCCATCCTCGCCTTCGTCACCTCCACCCCTCCCGCCCGCTGA
- a CDS encoding DNA repair helicase XPB, giving the protein MNGPLIVQSDKTLLLEVDHELAGAARRAIAPFAELERAPEHIHTYRITPLGLWNARAAGHDAEQVVDALVEFSRYPVPHALLVDVAETMARYGRLTLSKHPVHGLVLTSTDRPVLEEILRSKRIIPLVGARLDPDTVAVHPSERGQIKQTLLKLGWPAEDLAGYVDGEAHQIDLVEDGWALRPYQQQAVEGFWHGGSGVVVLPCGAGKTLVGAGAMAMAKATTLILVTNTVSARQWKHELIKRTTLTEEEIGEYSGTRKEIRPVTIATYQVLTTKRKGVYPHLELFDSRDWGLILYDEVHLLPAPVFKFTADLQARRRLGLTATLVREDGRESDVFSLIGPKRFDAPWKEIEAQGYIAPADCVEVRVNLTDSERLAYATAETEEKYRFCATTATKRKVTEALVRKHQGEQTLVIGQYIDQLDELGEHLDAPVIKGETSNAQREKLFNAFREGEISVLVVSKVANFSIDLPEATVAIQVSGTFGSRQEEAQRLGRVLRPKADGHEARFYSVVARDTIDQDFAAHRQRFLAEQGYAYRIMDADELLTND; this is encoded by the coding sequence GTGAACGGGCCTCTCATCGTCCAGAGCGACAAGACACTCCTTCTTGAGGTCGACCACGAGCTCGCCGGAGCCGCGCGCCGGGCCATCGCCCCGTTCGCCGAGCTGGAGCGGGCCCCCGAGCACATCCACACCTACCGGATCACCCCGCTCGGGCTGTGGAACGCCCGCGCCGCGGGGCACGACGCCGAGCAGGTCGTCGACGCGCTCGTGGAGTTCTCCCGCTACCCCGTCCCCCACGCCCTGCTCGTCGACGTCGCCGAGACCATGGCCCGCTACGGCCGGCTCACCCTCTCCAAGCACCCGGTCCACGGTCTGGTCCTCACCAGCACCGACCGGCCCGTGCTGGAGGAGATCCTGCGGTCCAAGCGGATCATCCCGCTCGTCGGCGCCCGGCTCGACCCGGACACCGTGGCGGTCCACCCCTCCGAGCGCGGGCAGATCAAGCAGACCCTGCTCAAGCTGGGATGGCCGGCCGAGGACCTCGCCGGGTACGTCGACGGCGAGGCGCACCAGATCGACCTGGTCGAGGACGGCTGGGCCCTGCGCCCGTACCAGCAGCAGGCCGTCGAGGGCTTCTGGCACGGCGGCTCCGGCGTGGTCGTGCTGCCCTGTGGTGCCGGCAAGACGCTGGTCGGCGCCGGTGCCATGGCGATGGCCAAGGCGACCACGCTGATCCTGGTCACGAACACCGTCTCCGCCCGTCAGTGGAAGCACGAGCTGATCAAGCGGACGACCCTGACGGAGGAGGAGATCGGCGAGTACTCCGGCACCCGCAAGGAGATCCGTCCCGTCACGATCGCCACGTACCAGGTGCTGACGACGAAGCGGAAGGGCGTCTACCCGCACCTGGAGCTCTTCGACTCCCGGGACTGGGGCCTGATCCTCTACGACGAGGTGCACCTGCTGCCCGCGCCGGTCTTCAAGTTCACCGCCGACCTCCAGGCCCGCCGTCGCCTCGGACTGACGGCGACGCTGGTGCGCGAGGACGGGCGCGAGTCCGACGTGTTCTCGCTGATCGGGCCCAAGCGGTTCGACGCGCCCTGGAAGGAGATCGAGGCGCAGGGCTACATCGCCCCGGCGGACTGCGTCGAGGTGCGCGTCAACCTCACCGACTCCGAGCGGCTCGCGTACGCGACCGCCGAGACGGAGGAGAAGTACCGCTTCTGCGCGACGACGGCCACGAAGCGGAAGGTCACCGAGGCGCTGGTGCGCAAGCACCAGGGCGAGCAGACGCTGGTCATCGGGCAGTACATCGACCAGCTCGACGAACTCGGCGAGCACCTGGACGCGCCCGTCATCAAGGGCGAGACCTCCAACGCGCAGCGCGAGAAGCTCTTCAACGCCTTCCGCGAGGGCGAGATCAGCGTCCTCGTCGTCTCCAAGGTCGCGAACTTCTCCATCGACCTGCCCGAGGCGACGGTCGCCATCCAGGTGTCCGGGACCTTCGGCTCCCGGCAGGAGGAGGCACAGCGCCTCGGCCGCGTGCTGCGCCCGAAGGCGGACGGCCACGAGGCGCGCTTCTACTCGGTCGTCGCCCGCGACACGATCGACCAGGACTTCGCCGCGCACCGCCAGCGCTTCCTCGCCGAACAGGGCTACGCGTACCGGATCATGGACGCCGACGAGCTCCTGACCAACGACTGA
- a CDS encoding type II toxin-antitoxin system RelE family toxin has product MAHQEIYEVLFTESAGRDRDRLDPPRRASFDKALDILARDPYTELSRPIGAGEQDREIRLTSQIVAEYMVSRGRLLLVVLRVFDDADILLPEG; this is encoded by the coding sequence ATGGCGCACCAGGAGATCTACGAAGTCCTCTTCACGGAGTCGGCGGGCCGCGACCGGGACCGGCTGGACCCACCGCGCCGGGCGTCCTTCGACAAGGCGCTCGACATCCTGGCGCGTGACCCTTACACGGAGTTGTCCCGGCCGATAGGCGCGGGCGAACAGGACCGTGAGATCCGGCTGACGTCACAGATCGTGGCGGAGTACATGGTGTCGCGCGGGCGTCTGCTGCTCGTGGTGCTGCGGGTCTTCGACGACGCGGACATCCTCCTCCCCGAAGGCTGA
- a CDS encoding glycosyltransferase family 87 protein, which yields MTRSPAPDRLPSSLAGVLVTGSLLALGVLCIALRVPMADALARGFSAAEWHPPAAYPPFAAILFTPAAWLPTGVLRAVLLLGSAGLLALLILLSCRLAGLRARPGPVLAATIAGLWLEPLFQAPLPGQINLALACLAVWDLSRPRAALGRGFALGTAAGITLTPAVFIAYLLLAGRVRTGLTALAAFAGTALLGLLVFPQASAEFWTRVLSATGRALLPDWPPLWVWCVPLLAYLARTVRLAHREHLARRARAHDEMPGEMPGEAQERVPCPRSAFGEEDVRVVEDPQHHEQQTPARHHVLRHDL from the coding sequence GTGACCCGGAGTCCCGCCCCCGACCGCCTGCCGTCGTCCCTCGCCGGCGTGCTGGTGACGGGCTCGCTGCTCGCGCTGGGTGTGCTCTGCATCGCCTTGCGCGTCCCCATGGCCGACGCGCTCGCACGCGGTTTCTCCGCCGCCGAGTGGCATCCGCCGGCCGCCTATCCGCCGTTCGCGGCGATCCTGTTCACGCCGGCCGCCTGGCTGCCGACCGGTGTGCTGAGGGCCGTGCTCCTCCTCGGCAGCGCCGGGCTGCTCGCCCTGCTGATCCTGTTGTCGTGCCGTCTCGCGGGACTGCGCGCACGGCCGGGTCCGGTGTTGGCCGCGACCATCGCCGGGCTGTGGCTGGAGCCGCTGTTCCAGGCCCCGCTGCCCGGTCAGATCAACCTGGCGCTGGCCTGCCTCGCCGTCTGGGACCTGAGCCGCCCCCGCGCCGCGCTGGGCCGGGGGTTCGCGTTGGGCACCGCTGCGGGGATCACCCTGACCCCGGCGGTCTTCATCGCGTACCTGCTGCTGGCGGGCCGCGTCCGGACCGGCCTGACGGCTCTGGCCGCGTTCGCCGGTACCGCCCTGCTGGGCCTGCTCGTGTTCCCTCAGGCCTCCGCCGAGTTCTGGACCCGGGTCCTTTCCGCGACCGGCCGGGCCCTGCTGCCGGACTGGCCGCCCCTGTGGGTGTGGTGCGTCCCGCTGCTGGCGTACCTCGCGCGTACGGTCCGCCTGGCCCACCGGGAGCACCTCGCCCGCCGCGCCCGGGCCCACGACGAGATGCCGGGCGAGATGCCGGGCGAGGCGCAGGAGCGGGTGCCCTGCCCGAGATCAGCCTTCGGGGAGGAGGATGTCCGCGTCGTCGAAGACCCGCAGCACCACGAGCAGCAGACGCCCGCGCGACACCATGTACTCCGCCACGATCTGTGA